A genome region from Pygocentrus nattereri isolate fPygNat1 chromosome 10, fPygNat1.pri, whole genome shotgun sequence includes the following:
- the adss1 gene encoding adenylosuccinate synthetase isozyme 1: MSSGWSGNDHRSYTNLPAGGVKRPRAESMNRVTVVLGAQWGDEGKGKVVDLLATESDIVCRCQGGNNAGHTVVVEGTEYDFHLLPSGIINTKCISLIGNGVVIHLPGLFEEIDKNEKKGLKGWEKRLIISDRAHIVFDFHQAVDGMQEVQRQAQEGKNIGTTKKGIGPAYSCKASRTGLRICDLLADFKEFSARFKNLAQQFQSMYPALKIDIDGELKKLKDYADRIRPMVRDGVYFMYDAINGPPKKILVEGANAALLDIDFGTYPFVTSSNCTVGGVCTGLGIPPTNIGDVYGVSKAYTTRVGIGAFPTEQLNAIGELLQTRGHEVGVTTGRKRRCGWLDLVILRYAHMINGFTAIALTKLDILDVLDEIKVGVAYKLNGKRIPHFPANMEVLQKVEVEYETFPGWKTDTSAARKWNDLPPKAQNYIRFVENHIGVPIKWVGVGKSRECMIQMF; the protein is encoded by the exons ATGTCTTCGGGCTGGTCAGGGAACGACCACAGGAGTTACACGAACCTCCCCGCAGGTGGAGTGAAGCGACCGAGAGCGGAGTCCATGAACAGGGTGACTGTGGTTCTCGGCGCTCAGTGGGGAGACGAAGGCAAAGGGAAAGTGGTCGATTTACTGGCTACGGAGTCTGACATCGTCTGCAGATGCCAG GGGGGAAACAATGCAGgccacacagtggtggtggaaGGGACAGAGTATGACTTCCATCTCCTTCCTAGTGGCATCATCAATACCAAATGCATCTCGCTCATTG GTAATGGCGTAGTCATTCACCTTCCTGGCCTGTTTGAAGAGATtgacaaaaatgagaaaaaag GCTTGAAAGGATGGGAGAAAAGACTCATCATTTCTGATAGAGCTCACATAG TGTTTGACTTCCATCAGGCTGTGGATGGAATGCAAGAAGTCCAGAGACAAGCACAGGAAGGCAAAAA CATAGGAACAACCAAGAAAGGCATTGGACCTGCTTACTCCTGCAAGGCCTCTCGCACTGGACTTCGCATCTGTGACCTGCTGGCAGATTTCAAAGAGTTTTCTGCCAG GTTCAAAAACCTTGCACAGCAGTTCCAGTCCATGTACCCAGCTCTTAAAATCGATATTGACGGTGAGCTGAAAAAACTGAAG GACTATGCAGACAGAATAAGACCCATGGTGAGGGACGGTGTATATTTCATGTATGATGCAATTAATGGACCCCCGAAGAAGATCCTTGTAGAGGGTGCAAATGCTGCCCTCCTAGACATTGACTTTG GAACTTATCCATTTGTGACATCATCCAACTGCACCGTTGGTGGAGTGTGTACTGGGCTTGGCATCCCCCCCACAAACATTGGAGATGTGTATGGAGTGTCGAAAGCCTACACGACTAGAGTGGGCATTGGGGCCTTCCCAACAGAACAGCTCAAT GCTATAGGGGAGCTGTTACAGACACGAGGTCATGAAGTGGGTGTTACCACTGGGAGGAAGAGACGCTGTGGTTGGCTAGACTTGGTCATCCTCAGATATGCGCACATGATCAATGGATTCACAGC TATTGCTTTAACTAAGCTGGACATCCTTGATGTACTTGATGAGATTAAAGTGGGTGTTGCCTACAAACTGAATGGCAAAAGAATTCCCCATTTCCCAG CTAACATGGAGGTCCTACAGAAAGTCGAAGTAGAGTATGAGACTTTCCCTGGCTGGAAAACTGACACCTCAGCAGCCAGGAAATGGAATGACCTCCCTCCCAAAGCCCAGAATTACATCCGCTTTGTGGAGAACCACATTGGTGTTCCTA TTAAGTGGGTGGGCGTTGGCAAGTCTAGAGAATGCATGATACAGATGTTCTAG
- the siva1 gene encoding apoptosis regulatory protein Siva — MPKRSCPFTESFSSQYKIHVGQKELNLHGVFGNKYRQEVYEKTKSLLFNGTKAVMERIWKVDGEGKCSDVDMSSQGHVLQPTNGQMLLKGQTLIGLDGKLKKTKPVPDAVNAPAVCGVCQRASGVRRPCSQCERPVCLACTQQCSSCSSHCCSICTVTDYTDRYEKTLCCSCSS; from the exons ATGCCTAAACGGTCGTGTCCGTTCACCGAGTCGTTCTCGTCGCAGTATAAGATCCATGTTGGACAAAAGGAGCTGAACCTGCACGGTGTTTTCGGCAACAAGTACAGGCAGGAAGTCTATG AAAAGACCAAGAGCCTGCTCTTTAATGGGACCAAAGCAGTAATGGAGCGAATCTGGAAGGTGGATGGAGAGGGAAAGTGCTCTGATGTGGATATGAGCAGTCAGGGTCACGTTCTACAGCCCACTAATGGCCAGATGCTCCTCAAAGGACAGACACTCATTGGCCTGGATGgcaaactaaagaaaacaaagcCTGTTCCAG ATGCTGTGAACGCTCCTGCGGTGTGTGGAGTGTGTCAGAGGGCGTCGGGAGTTAGGAGACCGTGCTCACAGTGTGAACGCCCTGTGTGTCTAGCCTGCACCCAGCAGTGCAGCAGCTGCTCCAGCCACTGCTGCTCCATATGCACTGTTACTGA TTACACAGACCGCTATGAAAAGACCCTCTGCTGTAGTTGCTCTTCATAA